A stretch of the Pelodiscus sinensis isolate JC-2024 chromosome 8, ASM4963464v1, whole genome shotgun sequence genome encodes the following:
- the NFKB2 gene encoding nuclear factor NF-kappa-B p100 subunit isoform X5 encodes MDEPYNACLDGMDYDDFQFSSRLMEQKEPLMETAEGPYLIIIEQPKQRGFRFRYGCEGPSHGGLPGASSEKGRKTYPTVKICNYSGVARIEVDLVTHSDPPRVHAHSLVGKQCNEAGNCIVTVGPKDMTAQFNNLGVLHVTKKNMMEIMKDKLKQQKMRNRSQALTESELREIELEAKELKKVMDLSIVRLRFTAYLRDSNGNFTLPLNPVISDPIHDSKSPGASNLKISRMDKTAGSVRGGDEVYLLCDKVQKDDIEVRFYEDDENGWQAFGDFSPTDVHKQYAIVFRTPPYHKPKIDRPVTVFLQLKRKRGGDVSDSKQFTYYPVVEDKEEVERKRKKVLPQFPQHFGGGSHMGGAGGGSSGFGSGGGGNLNYPYSSALTYNNIYPSGPHPMGGYHGGVQMARAQEGANGKRPPAEESQRQELQTHAQHCSTMLALAQRSARALLDYSVTADPRMLLAAQRHLAASQDENGDTPLHLAIIHEQTGVIRQLVHVLLGTHSQPVINVANHLQQTPLHLAVITKQPQVVGLLLQAQADPTLLDRYGNSLLHLALQTGDEAMLRTLLGHLGSSAPGLLGTPNYHGLLPVHLAVRVKSLACLDLLVRMGADVNGAERQGGRTPLHLAVEMESLNVAAHLVKKLGADVNARTFAGNTPLHLAAGLGSPVLTKMLIKAGADVLCENDEPVRSSSSEASSDPESEPEAGMEQDAEHTGTSPAAEHRSREPGPWGATRCRRHTPLDLTRSRKVREILLQASLQGPESEPSAAPQPGEQPPPLGCPQPHPSLLGWGGQGRARYSADTFPCPGTILSLDSHTLQGLEQLLNRDHSGSDWTELAQRLGLRSLVETYKDTASPSGSLLLSYELAGGSLGGLLEALEAMGLSEGVRMLRQAETAGKLQSAELKEDSAYGSQSVEEEQPLALNPLLPAERASAPPHSQQQQVH; translated from the exons ATGGACGAGCCCTACAACGCG TGCCTGGACGGGATGGACTACGACGACTTCCAGTTCAGCTCCCGCCTGATGGAGCAGAAGGAGCCGCTGATGGAGACGG CCGAAGGGCCCTATCTCATCATCATCGAGCAGCCCAAGCAG CGTGGGTTCCGGTTCCGGTACGGCTGTGAAGGCCCCTCGCACGGCGGGCTGCCTGGCGCATCCAGCGAGAAGGGACGCAAGACTTACCCTACTGTCAAG ATCTGCAACTACAGTGGCGTGGCGCGCATTGAGGTGGATCTGGTGACGCACAGCGACCCGCCGCGGGTGCACGCCCACAGCCTGGTGGGGAAGCAGTGCAACGAGGCTGGGAATTGCATCGTGACCGTGGGCCCCAAGGACATGACGGCACA ATTCAACAACCTTGGGGTGCTCCATGTCACCAAGAAGAACATGATGGAGATCATGAAGGACAAGCTGAAGCAGCAGAAGATGCGTAACAGAAGCCAGGCGCTGACAG AGTCCGAGCTGCGGGAGATCGAGCTGGAGGCGAAGGAGCTGAAGAAGGTCATGGACCTGAGCATCGTGCGCCTCCGCTTCACCGCCTACCTCCGCGACAGCAACGGGAACTTCACGCTGCCCCTGAACCCCGTCATCTCCGACCCCATCCACGACAGCA AGTCCCCCGGGGCTTCCAACCTGAAGATCTCCCGGATGGACAAGACAGCGGGCTCGGTGCGCGGCGGGGACGAGGTCTACTTGCTGTGCGATAAAGTCCAGAAAG atgacatCGAGGTGCGGTTCTACGAGGACGATGAGAACGGCTGGCAGGCCTTTGGGGACTTCTCCCCGACGGACGTGCACAAGCAG TACGCCATCGTCTTCCGCACGCCGCCCTACCACAAGCCCAAGATCGACCGCCCCGTCACTGTCTTCCTGCAGCTGAAGCGGAAGCGGGGGGGCGACGTGAGCGACTCCAAGCAGTTCACCTACTACCCCGTGGTGGAAG ATAAGGAGGAGGTGGAGCGGAAGAGGAAGAAggtgctgcctcagtttccccagcactTCGGTGGGGGCTCGCACATgggaggggccggcgggggaAGCAGCGGGTTTGGCTCTGGTGGAG GCGGGAATCTGAACTACCCCTACTCCTCGGCGCTGACTTACAACAACATCTACCCGTCTGGCCCCCACCCCATGGGCGGCTACCacgggggggtgcagatggccaGGGCCCAAGAGGGGGCCAATGGCAAGCGCCCCCCTGCGGAGGAGAGCCAGCGGCAGGAGCTGCAGACCCACG CCCAGCACTGCAGCACGATGCTGGCTCTGGCGCAGCGGAGCGCCCGCGCCCTGCTGGACTACTCGGTCACCGCTGACCCCCGCATGCTGTTGGCCGCCCAGCGGCACCTGGCCGCCTCCCAGGACGAGAACGGAGACAC GCCTTTGCATCTCGCCATCATCCACGAGCAGACGGGGGTGATCAGGCAGCTGGTTCACGTCCTCCTTGGCACCCACAGCCAGCCAGTCATCAACGTGGCCAACCACCTGCAGCAG aCCCCCCTGCACCTGGCAGTGATCACCAAGCAGCCGCAGGtggtggggctgctgctgcaggcccagGCGGACCCCACGCTGCTGGATCGCTACGGCAACTCGCTGCTGCACCTGGCGCTCCAGACGGGCGACGAGGCCATGCTGAGGACCCTGCTGGGGCACCTGGGCTCCTCCGCCCCCGGCCTGCTCGGCACGCCCAATTACCACG GCCTGCTCCCCGTGCACCTGGCTGTGCGGGTGAAGAGTCTGGCCTGCCTGGACCTGCTGGTGAGGATGGGAGCGGACGTGAATGGCGCGGAGCGGCAGGGCGGGCGGACGCCCCTGCACCTGGCCGTGGAGATGGAGAGCCTCAACGTGGCCGCCCACCTGGTGAAGAAG CTGGGCGCCGATGTCAACGCTCGGACGTTTGCGGGCAACACCCCTCTGCATCTGGCTGCCGGCCTGGGCTCCCCCGTCCTCACCAAAATGCTCATCAAAGCAg GAGCGGACGTCCTCTGTGAGAACGACGAGCCGGTGCGGTCGTCCTCGTCCGAAGCCAGCAGCGACCCGGAGAGCGAGCCGGAGGCGGGCATGGAGCAGGATGCAGAGCACACGGGCACCAGCCCTGCGGCTGAGCACAGAAGCAGGGAGCCCGGCCCCTGGGGAGCTACGCGGTGCCGGAGACACACGCCGCTGGACCTAACCCGGAGTCGCAAG GTGCGGGAGATCCTGCTGCAAGCCTCGCTGCAGGGCCCCGAGTCGGAGccatctgctgccccccagccaggtgagcagccccccccgctggggtgcccccagcctcacccctcccttctgggctggggggggcagggcagggcccgtTACTCGGCTGACACCTTCCCCTGTCCAGGGACCATCCTGTCGCTCGACAGCCAcaccctgcagggcctggagcagctgctgaaCCGGGACCACAGCGGCTCGGACTGGACCGAGCTGGCCCAGAGGCTGGGCCTGCGCAGCCTGGTGGAGACGTACAAGGACACGGCCTCGCCCAGTGGGAGCCTCCTGCTCAGCTACGAG CTGGCGGGCGGCAGCCTGGGGGGCCTGCTGGAGGCGCTGGAGGCCATGGGGCTGAGCGAGGGCGTGAGGATGCTGCGCCAGGCGGAGACGGCCGGCAAGCTGCAGAGCGCAG AGCTCAAGGAGGACAGCGCCTACGGGAGCCAGTCGGTGGAAGAGGAGCAGCCCCTGGCGCTGAACCCGCTGCTTCCCGCCGAGCGGGCCAGCgcgcccccccacagccagcagcagcaggtgcacTGA
- the NFKB2 gene encoding nuclear factor NF-kappa-B p100 subunit isoform X8 — MDYDDFQFSSRLMEQKEPLMETAEGPYLIIIEQPKQRGFRFRYGCEGPSHGGLPGASSEKGRKTYPTVKICNYSGVARIEVDLVTHSDPPRVHAHSLVGKQCNEAGNCIVTVGPKDMTAQFNNLGVLHVTKKNMMEIMKDKLKQQKMRNRSQALTESELREIELEAKELKKVMDLSIVRLRFTAYLRDSNGNFTLPLNPVISDPIHDSKSPGASNLKISRMDKTAGSVRGGDEVYLLCDKVQKDDIEVRFYEDDENGWQAFGDFSPTDVHKQYAIVFRTPPYHKPKIDRPVTVFLQLKRKRGGDVSDSKQFTYYPVVEDKEEVERKRKKVLPQFPQHFGGGSHMGGAGGGSSGFGSGGGGNLNYPYSSALTYNNIYPSGPHPMGGYHGGVQMARAQEGANGKRPPAEESQRQELQTHAQHCSTMLALAQRSARALLDYSVTADPRMLLAAQRHLAASQDENGDTPLHLAIIHEQTGVIRQLVHVLLGTHSQPVINVANHLQQTPLHLAVITKQPQVVGLLLQAQADPTLLDRYGNSLLHLALQTGDEAMLRTLLGHLGSSAPGLLGTPNYHGLLPVHLAVRVKSLACLDLLVRMGADVNGAERQGGRTPLHLAVEMESLNVAAHLVKKLGADVNARTFAGNTPLHLAAGLGSPVLTKMLIKAGADVLCENDEPVRSSSSEASSDPESEPEAGMEQDAEHTGTSPAAEHRSREPGPWGATRCRRHTPLDLTRSRKVREILLQASLQGPESEPSAAPQPGTILSLDSHTLQGLEQLLNRDHSGSDWTELAQRLGLRSLVETYKDTASPSGSLLLSYELAGGSLGGLLEALEAMGLSEGVRMLRQAETAGKLQSAELKEDSAYGSQSVEEEQPLALNPLLPAERASAPPHSQQQQVH; from the exons ATGGACTACGACGACTTCCAGTTCAGCTCCCGCCTGATGGAGCAGAAGGAGCCGCTGATGGAGACGG CCGAAGGGCCCTATCTCATCATCATCGAGCAGCCCAAGCAG CGTGGGTTCCGGTTCCGGTACGGCTGTGAAGGCCCCTCGCACGGCGGGCTGCCTGGCGCATCCAGCGAGAAGGGACGCAAGACTTACCCTACTGTCAAG ATCTGCAACTACAGTGGCGTGGCGCGCATTGAGGTGGATCTGGTGACGCACAGCGACCCGCCGCGGGTGCACGCCCACAGCCTGGTGGGGAAGCAGTGCAACGAGGCTGGGAATTGCATCGTGACCGTGGGCCCCAAGGACATGACGGCACA ATTCAACAACCTTGGGGTGCTCCATGTCACCAAGAAGAACATGATGGAGATCATGAAGGACAAGCTGAAGCAGCAGAAGATGCGTAACAGAAGCCAGGCGCTGACAG AGTCCGAGCTGCGGGAGATCGAGCTGGAGGCGAAGGAGCTGAAGAAGGTCATGGACCTGAGCATCGTGCGCCTCCGCTTCACCGCCTACCTCCGCGACAGCAACGGGAACTTCACGCTGCCCCTGAACCCCGTCATCTCCGACCCCATCCACGACAGCA AGTCCCCCGGGGCTTCCAACCTGAAGATCTCCCGGATGGACAAGACAGCGGGCTCGGTGCGCGGCGGGGACGAGGTCTACTTGCTGTGCGATAAAGTCCAGAAAG atgacatCGAGGTGCGGTTCTACGAGGACGATGAGAACGGCTGGCAGGCCTTTGGGGACTTCTCCCCGACGGACGTGCACAAGCAG TACGCCATCGTCTTCCGCACGCCGCCCTACCACAAGCCCAAGATCGACCGCCCCGTCACTGTCTTCCTGCAGCTGAAGCGGAAGCGGGGGGGCGACGTGAGCGACTCCAAGCAGTTCACCTACTACCCCGTGGTGGAAG ATAAGGAGGAGGTGGAGCGGAAGAGGAAGAAggtgctgcctcagtttccccagcactTCGGTGGGGGCTCGCACATgggaggggccggcgggggaAGCAGCGGGTTTGGCTCTGGTGGAG GCGGGAATCTGAACTACCCCTACTCCTCGGCGCTGACTTACAACAACATCTACCCGTCTGGCCCCCACCCCATGGGCGGCTACCacgggggggtgcagatggccaGGGCCCAAGAGGGGGCCAATGGCAAGCGCCCCCCTGCGGAGGAGAGCCAGCGGCAGGAGCTGCAGACCCACG CCCAGCACTGCAGCACGATGCTGGCTCTGGCGCAGCGGAGCGCCCGCGCCCTGCTGGACTACTCGGTCACCGCTGACCCCCGCATGCTGTTGGCCGCCCAGCGGCACCTGGCCGCCTCCCAGGACGAGAACGGAGACAC GCCTTTGCATCTCGCCATCATCCACGAGCAGACGGGGGTGATCAGGCAGCTGGTTCACGTCCTCCTTGGCACCCACAGCCAGCCAGTCATCAACGTGGCCAACCACCTGCAGCAG aCCCCCCTGCACCTGGCAGTGATCACCAAGCAGCCGCAGGtggtggggctgctgctgcaggcccagGCGGACCCCACGCTGCTGGATCGCTACGGCAACTCGCTGCTGCACCTGGCGCTCCAGACGGGCGACGAGGCCATGCTGAGGACCCTGCTGGGGCACCTGGGCTCCTCCGCCCCCGGCCTGCTCGGCACGCCCAATTACCACG GCCTGCTCCCCGTGCACCTGGCTGTGCGGGTGAAGAGTCTGGCCTGCCTGGACCTGCTGGTGAGGATGGGAGCGGACGTGAATGGCGCGGAGCGGCAGGGCGGGCGGACGCCCCTGCACCTGGCCGTGGAGATGGAGAGCCTCAACGTGGCCGCCCACCTGGTGAAGAAG CTGGGCGCCGATGTCAACGCTCGGACGTTTGCGGGCAACACCCCTCTGCATCTGGCTGCCGGCCTGGGCTCCCCCGTCCTCACCAAAATGCTCATCAAAGCAg GAGCGGACGTCCTCTGTGAGAACGACGAGCCGGTGCGGTCGTCCTCGTCCGAAGCCAGCAGCGACCCGGAGAGCGAGCCGGAGGCGGGCATGGAGCAGGATGCAGAGCACACGGGCACCAGCCCTGCGGCTGAGCACAGAAGCAGGGAGCCCGGCCCCTGGGGAGCTACGCGGTGCCGGAGACACACGCCGCTGGACCTAACCCGGAGTCGCAAG GTGCGGGAGATCCTGCTGCAAGCCTCGCTGCAGGGCCCCGAGTCGGAGccatctgctgccccccagccag GGACCATCCTGTCGCTCGACAGCCAcaccctgcagggcctggagcagctgctgaaCCGGGACCACAGCGGCTCGGACTGGACCGAGCTGGCCCAGAGGCTGGGCCTGCGCAGCCTGGTGGAGACGTACAAGGACACGGCCTCGCCCAGTGGGAGCCTCCTGCTCAGCTACGAG CTGGCGGGCGGCAGCCTGGGGGGCCTGCTGGAGGCGCTGGAGGCCATGGGGCTGAGCGAGGGCGTGAGGATGCTGCGCCAGGCGGAGACGGCCGGCAAGCTGCAGAGCGCAG AGCTCAAGGAGGACAGCGCCTACGGGAGCCAGTCGGTGGAAGAGGAGCAGCCCCTGGCGCTGAACCCGCTGCTTCCCGCCGAGCGGGCCAGCgcgcccccccacagccagcagcagcaggtgcacTGA
- the NFKB2 gene encoding nuclear factor NF-kappa-B p100 subunit isoform X1 produces MDEPYNACLDGMDYDDFQFSSRLMEQKEPLMETAGFQPSAPRAGGRASLGVFPFSSAAEGPYLIIIEQPKQRGFRFRYGCEGPSHGGLPGASSEKGRKTYPTVKICNYSGVARIEVDLVTHSDPPRVHAHSLVGKQCNEAGNCIVTVGPKDMTAQFNNLGVLHVTKKNMMEIMKDKLKQQKMRNRSQALTESELREIELEAKELKKVMDLSIVRLRFTAYLRDSNGNFTLPLNPVISDPIHDSKSPGASNLKISRMDKTAGSVRGGDEVYLLCDKVQKDDIEVRFYEDDENGWQAFGDFSPTDVHKQYAIVFRTPPYHKPKIDRPVTVFLQLKRKRGGDVSDSKQFTYYPVVEDKEEVERKRKKVLPQFPQHFGGGSHMGGAGGGSSGFGSGGGGNLNYPYSSALTYNNIYPSGPHPMGGYHGGVQMARAQEGANGKRPPAEESQRQELQTHAQHCSTMLALAQRSARALLDYSVTADPRMLLAAQRHLAASQDENGDTPLHLAIIHEQTGVIRQLVHVLLGTHSQPVINVANHLQQTPLHLAVITKQPQVVGLLLQAQADPTLLDRYGNSLLHLALQTGDEAMLRTLLGHLGSSAPGLLGTPNYHGLLPVHLAVRVKSLACLDLLVRMGADVNGAERQGGRTPLHLAVEMESLNVAAHLVKKLGADVNARTFAGNTPLHLAAGLGSPVLTKMLIKAGADVLCENDEPVRSSSSEASSDPESEPEAGMEQDAEHTGTSPAAEHRSREPGPWGATRCRRHTPLDLTRSRKVREILLQASLQGPESEPSAAPQPGTILSLDSHTLQGLEQLLNRDHSGSDWTELAQRLGLRSLVETYKDTASPSGSLLLSYELAGGSLGGLLEALEAMGLSEGVRMLRQAETAGKLQSAELKEDSAYGSQSVEEEQPLALNPLLPAERASAPPHSQQQQVH; encoded by the exons ATGGACGAGCCCTACAACGCG TGCCTGGACGGGATGGACTACGACGACTTCCAGTTCAGCTCCCGCCTGATGGAGCAGAAGGAGCCGCTGATGGAGACGG CGGGTTTCCAGCCGTCGGCCCCGCGTGCAGGTGGGCGCGCTTCACTCGGTGTCTTTCCTTTCTCCTCCGCAGCCGAAGGGCCCTATCTCATCATCATCGAGCAGCCCAAGCAG CGTGGGTTCCGGTTCCGGTACGGCTGTGAAGGCCCCTCGCACGGCGGGCTGCCTGGCGCATCCAGCGAGAAGGGACGCAAGACTTACCCTACTGTCAAG ATCTGCAACTACAGTGGCGTGGCGCGCATTGAGGTGGATCTGGTGACGCACAGCGACCCGCCGCGGGTGCACGCCCACAGCCTGGTGGGGAAGCAGTGCAACGAGGCTGGGAATTGCATCGTGACCGTGGGCCCCAAGGACATGACGGCACA ATTCAACAACCTTGGGGTGCTCCATGTCACCAAGAAGAACATGATGGAGATCATGAAGGACAAGCTGAAGCAGCAGAAGATGCGTAACAGAAGCCAGGCGCTGACAG AGTCCGAGCTGCGGGAGATCGAGCTGGAGGCGAAGGAGCTGAAGAAGGTCATGGACCTGAGCATCGTGCGCCTCCGCTTCACCGCCTACCTCCGCGACAGCAACGGGAACTTCACGCTGCCCCTGAACCCCGTCATCTCCGACCCCATCCACGACAGCA AGTCCCCCGGGGCTTCCAACCTGAAGATCTCCCGGATGGACAAGACAGCGGGCTCGGTGCGCGGCGGGGACGAGGTCTACTTGCTGTGCGATAAAGTCCAGAAAG atgacatCGAGGTGCGGTTCTACGAGGACGATGAGAACGGCTGGCAGGCCTTTGGGGACTTCTCCCCGACGGACGTGCACAAGCAG TACGCCATCGTCTTCCGCACGCCGCCCTACCACAAGCCCAAGATCGACCGCCCCGTCACTGTCTTCCTGCAGCTGAAGCGGAAGCGGGGGGGCGACGTGAGCGACTCCAAGCAGTTCACCTACTACCCCGTGGTGGAAG ATAAGGAGGAGGTGGAGCGGAAGAGGAAGAAggtgctgcctcagtttccccagcactTCGGTGGGGGCTCGCACATgggaggggccggcgggggaAGCAGCGGGTTTGGCTCTGGTGGAG GCGGGAATCTGAACTACCCCTACTCCTCGGCGCTGACTTACAACAACATCTACCCGTCTGGCCCCCACCCCATGGGCGGCTACCacgggggggtgcagatggccaGGGCCCAAGAGGGGGCCAATGGCAAGCGCCCCCCTGCGGAGGAGAGCCAGCGGCAGGAGCTGCAGACCCACG CCCAGCACTGCAGCACGATGCTGGCTCTGGCGCAGCGGAGCGCCCGCGCCCTGCTGGACTACTCGGTCACCGCTGACCCCCGCATGCTGTTGGCCGCCCAGCGGCACCTGGCCGCCTCCCAGGACGAGAACGGAGACAC GCCTTTGCATCTCGCCATCATCCACGAGCAGACGGGGGTGATCAGGCAGCTGGTTCACGTCCTCCTTGGCACCCACAGCCAGCCAGTCATCAACGTGGCCAACCACCTGCAGCAG aCCCCCCTGCACCTGGCAGTGATCACCAAGCAGCCGCAGGtggtggggctgctgctgcaggcccagGCGGACCCCACGCTGCTGGATCGCTACGGCAACTCGCTGCTGCACCTGGCGCTCCAGACGGGCGACGAGGCCATGCTGAGGACCCTGCTGGGGCACCTGGGCTCCTCCGCCCCCGGCCTGCTCGGCACGCCCAATTACCACG GCCTGCTCCCCGTGCACCTGGCTGTGCGGGTGAAGAGTCTGGCCTGCCTGGACCTGCTGGTGAGGATGGGAGCGGACGTGAATGGCGCGGAGCGGCAGGGCGGGCGGACGCCCCTGCACCTGGCCGTGGAGATGGAGAGCCTCAACGTGGCCGCCCACCTGGTGAAGAAG CTGGGCGCCGATGTCAACGCTCGGACGTTTGCGGGCAACACCCCTCTGCATCTGGCTGCCGGCCTGGGCTCCCCCGTCCTCACCAAAATGCTCATCAAAGCAg GAGCGGACGTCCTCTGTGAGAACGACGAGCCGGTGCGGTCGTCCTCGTCCGAAGCCAGCAGCGACCCGGAGAGCGAGCCGGAGGCGGGCATGGAGCAGGATGCAGAGCACACGGGCACCAGCCCTGCGGCTGAGCACAGAAGCAGGGAGCCCGGCCCCTGGGGAGCTACGCGGTGCCGGAGACACACGCCGCTGGACCTAACCCGGAGTCGCAAG GTGCGGGAGATCCTGCTGCAAGCCTCGCTGCAGGGCCCCGAGTCGGAGccatctgctgccccccagccag GGACCATCCTGTCGCTCGACAGCCAcaccctgcagggcctggagcagctgctgaaCCGGGACCACAGCGGCTCGGACTGGACCGAGCTGGCCCAGAGGCTGGGCCTGCGCAGCCTGGTGGAGACGTACAAGGACACGGCCTCGCCCAGTGGGAGCCTCCTGCTCAGCTACGAG CTGGCGGGCGGCAGCCTGGGGGGCCTGCTGGAGGCGCTGGAGGCCATGGGGCTGAGCGAGGGCGTGAGGATGCTGCGCCAGGCGGAGACGGCCGGCAAGCTGCAGAGCGCAG AGCTCAAGGAGGACAGCGCCTACGGGAGCCAGTCGGTGGAAGAGGAGCAGCCCCTGGCGCTGAACCCGCTGCTTCCCGCCGAGCGGGCCAGCgcgcccccccacagccagcagcagcaggtgcacTGA
- the NFKB2 gene encoding nuclear factor NF-kappa-B p100 subunit isoform X4, which yields MDEPYNACLDGMDYDDFQFSSRLMEQKEPLMETAGFQPSAPRAGGRASLGVFPFSSAAEGPYLIIIEQPKQRGFRFRYGCEGPSHGGLPGASSEKGRKTYPTVKICNYSGVARIEVDLVTHSDPPRVHAHSLVGKQCNEAGNCIVTVGPKDMTAQFNNLGVLHVTKKNMMEIMKDKLKQQKMRNRSQALTESELREIELEAKELKKVMDLSIVRLRFTAYLRDSNGNFTLPLNPVISDPIHDSKSPGASNLKISRMDKTAGSVRGGDEVYLLCDKVQKDDIEVRFYEDDENGWQAFGDFSPTDVHKQYAIVFRTPPYHKPKIDRPVTVFLQLKRKRGGDVSDSKQFTYYPVVEGGNLNYPYSSALTYNNIYPSGPHPMGGYHGGVQMARAQEGANGKRPPAEESQRQELQTHAQHCSTMLALAQRSARALLDYSVTADPRMLLAAQRHLAASQDENGDTPLHLAIIHEQTGVIRQLVHVLLGTHSQPVINVANHLQQTPLHLAVITKQPQVVGLLLQAQADPTLLDRYGNSLLHLALQTGDEAMLRTLLGHLGSSAPGLLGTPNYHGLLPVHLAVRVKSLACLDLLVRMGADVNGAERQGGRTPLHLAVEMESLNVAAHLVKKLGADVNARTFAGNTPLHLAAGLGSPVLTKMLIKAGADVLCENDEPVRSSSSEASSDPESEPEAGMEQDAEHTGTSPAAEHRSREPGPWGATRCRRHTPLDLTRSRKVREILLQASLQGPESEPSAAPQPGTILSLDSHTLQGLEQLLNRDHSGSDWTELAQRLGLRSLVETYKDTASPSGSLLLSYELAGGSLGGLLEALEAMGLSEGVRMLRQAETAGKLQSAELKEDSAYGSQSVEEEQPLALNPLLPAERASAPPHSQQQQVH from the exons ATGGACGAGCCCTACAACGCG TGCCTGGACGGGATGGACTACGACGACTTCCAGTTCAGCTCCCGCCTGATGGAGCAGAAGGAGCCGCTGATGGAGACGG CGGGTTTCCAGCCGTCGGCCCCGCGTGCAGGTGGGCGCGCTTCACTCGGTGTCTTTCCTTTCTCCTCCGCAGCCGAAGGGCCCTATCTCATCATCATCGAGCAGCCCAAGCAG CGTGGGTTCCGGTTCCGGTACGGCTGTGAAGGCCCCTCGCACGGCGGGCTGCCTGGCGCATCCAGCGAGAAGGGACGCAAGACTTACCCTACTGTCAAG ATCTGCAACTACAGTGGCGTGGCGCGCATTGAGGTGGATCTGGTGACGCACAGCGACCCGCCGCGGGTGCACGCCCACAGCCTGGTGGGGAAGCAGTGCAACGAGGCTGGGAATTGCATCGTGACCGTGGGCCCCAAGGACATGACGGCACA ATTCAACAACCTTGGGGTGCTCCATGTCACCAAGAAGAACATGATGGAGATCATGAAGGACAAGCTGAAGCAGCAGAAGATGCGTAACAGAAGCCAGGCGCTGACAG AGTCCGAGCTGCGGGAGATCGAGCTGGAGGCGAAGGAGCTGAAGAAGGTCATGGACCTGAGCATCGTGCGCCTCCGCTTCACCGCCTACCTCCGCGACAGCAACGGGAACTTCACGCTGCCCCTGAACCCCGTCATCTCCGACCCCATCCACGACAGCA AGTCCCCCGGGGCTTCCAACCTGAAGATCTCCCGGATGGACAAGACAGCGGGCTCGGTGCGCGGCGGGGACGAGGTCTACTTGCTGTGCGATAAAGTCCAGAAAG atgacatCGAGGTGCGGTTCTACGAGGACGATGAGAACGGCTGGCAGGCCTTTGGGGACTTCTCCCCGACGGACGTGCACAAGCAG TACGCCATCGTCTTCCGCACGCCGCCCTACCACAAGCCCAAGATCGACCGCCCCGTCACTGTCTTCCTGCAGCTGAAGCGGAAGCGGGGGGGCGACGTGAGCGACTCCAAGCAGTTCACCTACTACCCCGTGGTGGAAG GCGGGAATCTGAACTACCCCTACTCCTCGGCGCTGACTTACAACAACATCTACCCGTCTGGCCCCCACCCCATGGGCGGCTACCacgggggggtgcagatggccaGGGCCCAAGAGGGGGCCAATGGCAAGCGCCCCCCTGCGGAGGAGAGCCAGCGGCAGGAGCTGCAGACCCACG CCCAGCACTGCAGCACGATGCTGGCTCTGGCGCAGCGGAGCGCCCGCGCCCTGCTGGACTACTCGGTCACCGCTGACCCCCGCATGCTGTTGGCCGCCCAGCGGCACCTGGCCGCCTCCCAGGACGAGAACGGAGACAC GCCTTTGCATCTCGCCATCATCCACGAGCAGACGGGGGTGATCAGGCAGCTGGTTCACGTCCTCCTTGGCACCCACAGCCAGCCAGTCATCAACGTGGCCAACCACCTGCAGCAG aCCCCCCTGCACCTGGCAGTGATCACCAAGCAGCCGCAGGtggtggggctgctgctgcaggcccagGCGGACCCCACGCTGCTGGATCGCTACGGCAACTCGCTGCTGCACCTGGCGCTCCAGACGGGCGACGAGGCCATGCTGAGGACCCTGCTGGGGCACCTGGGCTCCTCCGCCCCCGGCCTGCTCGGCACGCCCAATTACCACG GCCTGCTCCCCGTGCACCTGGCTGTGCGGGTGAAGAGTCTGGCCTGCCTGGACCTGCTGGTGAGGATGGGAGCGGACGTGAATGGCGCGGAGCGGCAGGGCGGGCGGACGCCCCTGCACCTGGCCGTGGAGATGGAGAGCCTCAACGTGGCCGCCCACCTGGTGAAGAAG CTGGGCGCCGATGTCAACGCTCGGACGTTTGCGGGCAACACCCCTCTGCATCTGGCTGCCGGCCTGGGCTCCCCCGTCCTCACCAAAATGCTCATCAAAGCAg GAGCGGACGTCCTCTGTGAGAACGACGAGCCGGTGCGGTCGTCCTCGTCCGAAGCCAGCAGCGACCCGGAGAGCGAGCCGGAGGCGGGCATGGAGCAGGATGCAGAGCACACGGGCACCAGCCCTGCGGCTGAGCACAGAAGCAGGGAGCCCGGCCCCTGGGGAGCTACGCGGTGCCGGAGACACACGCCGCTGGACCTAACCCGGAGTCGCAAG GTGCGGGAGATCCTGCTGCAAGCCTCGCTGCAGGGCCCCGAGTCGGAGccatctgctgccccccagccag GGACCATCCTGTCGCTCGACAGCCAcaccctgcagggcctggagcagctgctgaaCCGGGACCACAGCGGCTCGGACTGGACCGAGCTGGCCCAGAGGCTGGGCCTGCGCAGCCTGGTGGAGACGTACAAGGACACGGCCTCGCCCAGTGGGAGCCTCCTGCTCAGCTACGAG CTGGCGGGCGGCAGCCTGGGGGGCCTGCTGGAGGCGCTGGAGGCCATGGGGCTGAGCGAGGGCGTGAGGATGCTGCGCCAGGCGGAGACGGCCGGCAAGCTGCAGAGCGCAG AGCTCAAGGAGGACAGCGCCTACGGGAGCCAGTCGGTGGAAGAGGAGCAGCCCCTGGCGCTGAACCCGCTGCTTCCCGCCGAGCGGGCCAGCgcgcccccccacagccagcagcagcaggtgcacTGA